Below is a window of Candidatus Gorgyraea atricola DNA.
GGGGACGCCACTTTACCGACGATAAAAACAAAAATCAATTCCTGTCAAATTTTCTAAAATACACCAATTTAACATCAAAATGGACACCTATATGGACACCAGAATTTAGGTGGTGGTTAGTGTCCAAAATGATGTCAGATGGTTAATCTGATGACATGGTGACGAGGGTCTCAATCTAATTAATTTTTTCTTGACAACCCAAAAGAGATAATGTATACTTATATTGGAAGTGAGAACCATTACCAATAAGGAGAATTGAAATGCCAAGAAGAGATGGAACAGGGCCACCTTGGTGGCATGGAAGATTTAGAGGATGCGGATACAGGATGACTGTACCGAGACAAGCCATATTGGACGTTTTAAGCAAAACATCCAAACATCTTAGTGCGGAAGATGTTTATATGGCTGTACACAAAATGTATCCCAATGTCGGCCTTACGACTGTGTATCGGACTTTAGAATTATTAGTTCAGATGGGTCTCGTTTTCAAGTTTGATTTTGGTGATGGGAGAGCACGATATGAGTTATCAGAAGGTCCAAAAGGCGCTAGGCATCACCAT
It encodes the following:
- a CDS encoding Fur family transcriptional regulator, which codes for MPRRDGTGPPWWHGRFRGCGYRMTVPRQAILDVLSKTSKHLSAEDVYMAVHKMYPNVGLTTVYRTLELLVQMGLVFKFDFGDGRARYELSEGPKGARHHHHLVCTGCGRVVDYTDFIDEEVELLNQTEKGLSKKYDFEITNHLIQFHGLCSECKKK